In the genome of Phyllobacterium zundukense, one region contains:
- a CDS encoding carbohydrate ABC transporter permease codes for MLLRKLLKWSGTTFIVFVIVSPAIFFFLWMLSLSLKYEIDNGAYPPIFIPEQFAWSNYSDIFAANDFLHYFWNSLLVTGTATILALLVGVPAGYGIARLKADKSAIVIMIARMTPGLSYLIPLFLLFQTLGLLGTLWPQIIIHLVVTVPIVIWIMIGYFETTPIELEEAAMIDGATSWQVFRLVALPIAKPGVVVALILAVIFSWNNFVFGIVLASRETRTLPVAVYNMLSFEQVSWGPLAAAAFVVTLPVLLLTVFAQRQIIAGLTAGAVK; via the coding sequence ATGCTGCTTCGCAAACTGCTCAAATGGTCAGGCACCACCTTCATCGTCTTCGTAATCGTGTCACCGGCGATCTTCTTCTTCCTGTGGATGCTGTCGCTCTCGCTGAAATACGAGATAGACAACGGTGCCTATCCACCGATCTTCATTCCGGAACAGTTCGCCTGGTCGAACTATAGCGATATCTTCGCTGCCAATGACTTCCTTCATTATTTCTGGAACAGCCTGCTCGTGACTGGAACGGCAACAATCCTGGCGCTGCTCGTTGGTGTGCCTGCCGGCTACGGCATTGCCCGCCTGAAAGCGGACAAGTCGGCAATCGTCATCATGATTGCACGCATGACGCCGGGCCTTTCCTATCTGATTCCGCTGTTCCTGCTGTTCCAAACCCTGGGTCTACTCGGGACGCTCTGGCCGCAGATCATCATCCATCTGGTGGTGACGGTGCCTATCGTCATCTGGATCATGATCGGCTATTTCGAGACGACACCGATCGAACTCGAAGAAGCGGCGATGATCGATGGCGCCACCTCATGGCAGGTGTTTCGCCTCGTAGCGCTGCCTATCGCCAAGCCGGGCGTGGTTGTCGCGCTGATCCTTGCGGTCATCTTCTCATGGAACAATTTCGTCTTTGGCATCGTGCTGGCCAGCCGCGAAACGCGAACGCTGCCGGTCGCGGTCTACAACATGCTCTCGTTCGAGCAGGTCAGTTGGGGACCGCTGGCGGCGGCAGCGTTCGTGGTGACGCTGCCGGTGCTGCTGCTCACCGTCTTCGCCCAACGCCAGATCATTGCGGGGCTTACGGCTGGTGCGGTGAAGTAA
- a CDS encoding carbohydrate ABC transporter permease — protein MTNEQQSAKVKNGDGRFTPSYWPFVIPALVIVVAVIVFPWVFTLWMSVNEWHLGGEKSFVGGANFVRLAGDARFWQSMGHTVVYTVLSVVAPLFLGTIAALVFDSKLPMRGLLRGIFVMPMMATPVAVALVWTMMFHPQLGVLNYLLSLIGIGPQEWIFNQNTVIPSLVLVETWQWTPLVMLIVLGGLAAMPRDPFESAEIDGANGWQKFRYITFPMILPFMMVAVIIRSIDALKSFDIIFAMTQGGPGTASETINIYLYNVAFAYYDIGYGSAIAVVFFIVIITMSLALLHLRQRTKWNS, from the coding sequence ATGACCAATGAACAGCAAAGTGCCAAGGTTAAGAACGGCGATGGCCGGTTCACGCCGAGCTATTGGCCGTTTGTTATTCCGGCACTGGTCATCGTCGTGGCGGTGATTGTTTTTCCATGGGTGTTCACCCTGTGGATGAGTGTCAATGAATGGCATCTTGGCGGGGAAAAGAGCTTTGTCGGCGGTGCCAATTTCGTGCGGCTCGCAGGTGACGCGCGCTTCTGGCAATCGATGGGGCACACGGTGGTCTATACCGTCCTGTCCGTCGTGGCACCGCTGTTTCTCGGCACGATTGCGGCGCTGGTCTTCGACAGCAAGTTGCCGATGCGCGGGCTTTTGCGCGGTATATTCGTCATGCCGATGATGGCGACACCCGTCGCGGTCGCTCTCGTCTGGACGATGATGTTTCACCCGCAACTGGGGGTTCTCAACTATCTGCTGTCGCTGATAGGTATCGGCCCGCAGGAGTGGATATTCAACCAGAACACGGTGATCCCCTCGCTGGTGCTGGTCGAGACATGGCAGTGGACGCCGCTGGTCATGCTCATCGTTCTTGGCGGTCTTGCTGCCATGCCCCGCGATCCTTTCGAGAGTGCCGAGATCGACGGCGCCAATGGCTGGCAGAAATTCCGCTATATCACCTTTCCGATGATCCTGCCGTTCATGATGGTGGCAGTGATCATCCGTTCCATCGATGCCTTGAAAAGCTTCGATATCATCTTCGCCATGACGCAGGGCGGGCCCGGCACGGCGTCGGAAACGATCAACATCTATCTCTATAATGTCGCCTTCGCCTACTACGACATTGGCTATGGTTCGGCCATCGCCGTGGTCTTTTTCATCGTCATCATCACCATGTCGCTTGCGCTTCTGCATCTGCGCCAGCGGACCAAGTGGAACAGTTGA
- a CDS encoding ABC transporter substrate-binding protein, protein MSMKFVKPTRRQFLAGSAALGAASITGLKPAFAAVDWKKYAGTTLEVNLIKSPRGDILQKYQKEFEDLTGIKVNAEQTPEQQQRQKAVIELTSGKPSFDVIHISYHVQKRQFEKAGWLADLTPFLKDPSLTEASLTESDFAQAGLDFAKDKNGRFGGLPFSVDYWIIYWNKDLFAAKGVEYPKTFEELVAAAEKLTDKDAGTYGFVARGMKNANTPVWASFMLGYGKSTVMDGKLQSDTPESIEAAKLYQRLMTKCAPPGVTGFNWAECQSSFLQGKVGMWMDGIGFAPPLEDPKKSRVVGKVGYGVMPKGPGAQAAPTFGDGIGVTEGSSKKEAAYLYCQWAISKEMGARLLQSGSGVPFRNSVLNDPEILKGVTMPAEWASVLSESAKVSQLCLPVIVPVTEFRDVMGVALTNVIGGADPAAEMKRATEEFRPILEKSEA, encoded by the coding sequence ATGAGCATGAAATTCGTCAAACCGACGCGTCGCCAGTTCCTGGCTGGGTCTGCGGCACTTGGTGCCGCGAGCATCACCGGGCTGAAGCCGGCATTTGCCGCTGTGGACTGGAAGAAATATGCGGGCACGACCCTTGAGGTCAATCTGATCAAGAGCCCGCGCGGCGATATCCTGCAGAAATACCAAAAGGAATTCGAGGACCTGACGGGGATCAAGGTCAATGCCGAACAGACGCCCGAGCAGCAGCAGCGCCAGAAGGCGGTCATCGAGCTGACATCCGGCAAACCTAGCTTCGATGTCATCCATATCAGTTATCACGTGCAGAAGCGCCAGTTTGAGAAAGCTGGCTGGCTCGCTGATCTGACGCCGTTCCTCAAGGATCCGAGCCTCACCGAGGCTTCCCTGACCGAGAGCGACTTTGCGCAGGCGGGTCTCGATTTCGCCAAGGACAAGAACGGCCGCTTTGGCGGACTTCCCTTCTCGGTGGATTATTGGATCATCTACTGGAACAAGGATCTCTTCGCCGCCAAGGGCGTCGAATACCCGAAAACGTTTGAGGAACTTGTCGCTGCCGCTGAAAAGCTGACCGACAAGGATGCAGGCACCTATGGGTTTGTTGCGCGCGGAATGAAAAACGCCAATACCCCTGTCTGGGCAAGCTTTATGCTCGGCTACGGCAAGAGCACCGTGATGGACGGCAAACTGCAATCGGACACGCCGGAATCCATCGAGGCCGCCAAACTCTACCAGCGTCTGATGACCAAATGCGCACCGCCCGGCGTGACAGGGTTCAATTGGGCCGAATGCCAGTCGAGCTTCCTGCAGGGCAAGGTTGGCATGTGGATGGATGGTATCGGCTTTGCGCCGCCGCTGGAGGATCCCAAAAAGTCGCGTGTTGTCGGCAAGGTCGGTTATGGAGTCATGCCAAAGGGGCCCGGCGCACAGGCAGCCCCGACATTCGGCGACGGTATCGGCGTGACCGAGGGCTCGTCGAAGAAGGAAGCAGCCTACCTCTATTGCCAGTGGGCGATTTCAAAGGAGATGGGTGCACGTCTGCTGCAGTCCGGCTCCGGCGTTCCCTTCCGCAATTCGGTGCTCAATGACCCGGAAATCCTGAAAGGCGTGACCATGCCTGCCGAGTGGGCAAGCGTGCTTTCAGAATCGGCAAAGGTGAGCCAGCTTTGCCTGCCGGTCATCGTTCCGGTGACCGAATTCCGTGACGTGATGGGTGTGGCCTTGACCAATGTCATTGGCGGTGCCGATCCGGCAGCGGAAATGAAACGTGCGACGGAAGAATTCCGTCCGATCCTGGAAAAAAGCGAAGCGTAG
- a CDS encoding GntR family transcriptional regulator, with the protein MDDGNEPVRLREKAYASFTEHLLARDINPGQFVSQRQLVAMTGMPLGAIRELVPRLEAEGLVKTIPQRGIQIAHIDLNLIREAFQFRLFMEKEAVALFCVSASDELLARLRKEHEDTLQEALQGKERPELELRAQTIDWNLHETIIDSLENGIIGRAYRINAIKMRLINQERFRITGRVVPVMREHLAILTAIETRDPQTAMDAIAVHINNARNLALKL; encoded by the coding sequence ATGGATGATGGTAACGAGCCGGTAAGACTGCGAGAGAAGGCCTATGCGAGCTTTACGGAGCATCTTCTTGCCCGTGATATCAATCCGGGGCAATTCGTGTCGCAGCGCCAGCTTGTTGCAATGACCGGTATGCCGCTGGGAGCCATCCGCGAACTTGTGCCTCGCCTGGAAGCCGAGGGACTGGTCAAGACGATTCCGCAGCGTGGGATCCAGATTGCGCATATCGATCTCAACCTGATCCGCGAGGCCTTCCAGTTTCGCCTGTTCATGGAAAAGGAAGCGGTTGCCCTCTTCTGCGTTTCGGCATCCGATGAACTATTGGCCCGGCTGCGTAAAGAGCATGAAGACACACTTCAGGAGGCGCTGCAGGGCAAGGAGAGGCCAGAGCTCGAATTGCGCGCGCAGACGATCGACTGGAACCTGCACGAAACGATCATCGACTCGCTCGAGAACGGGATCATAGGCAGGGCTTACCGGATCAATGCGATCAAGATGCGCCTGATCAACCAGGAGCGGTTTCGTATCACCGGGCGCGTCGTCCCGGTCATGCGCGAACATCTGGCGATCCTTACGGCGATCGAGACCCGCGATCCGCAGACTGCAATGGATGCGATAGCAGTGCACATCAACAATGCAAGGAATTTGGCACTGAAGCTTTAG
- a CDS encoding dihydrodipicolinate synthase family protein, protein MHIDVAKAVDHARHCLNSGCSSVTLFGTTGEGSSIGDEERGVVIQAFLDAGIEPKQIVVGVMANSYVDAAVQSRHALDAGCRGVLLAPPSYFKNVSDDGLFVWFSSVFTEIGVRVRDVILYNIPSVTAVEISVELVSRLREAFPKVVAGVKDSSGNWPFTEKLLAKHKDLAILIGDERSLSAGVRLGGQGAISGMANLYADRLLPMVNEGRDDPAMIEAVNELLKFPVTPAVKALVAYHAGDDGWRRARAPLQALPDLDYKRLTGIFDRLFVAAAA, encoded by the coding sequence ATGCATATCGATGTAGCGAAAGCCGTCGATCATGCCCGGCACTGCCTGAACAGCGGCTGCAGCAGCGTCACGCTGTTCGGAACGACAGGCGAGGGTTCCTCCATCGGTGATGAGGAGCGGGGAGTCGTTATCCAGGCGTTTCTCGACGCGGGGATCGAGCCGAAGCAGATTGTGGTCGGCGTCATGGCCAACTCTTATGTCGACGCGGCGGTTCAATCGCGCCATGCGCTTGACGCGGGTTGCCGTGGCGTATTGCTCGCTCCTCCGTCTTATTTCAAGAATGTCAGCGACGATGGACTTTTCGTCTGGTTTTCCTCGGTCTTTACGGAGATCGGTGTGCGGGTGAGAGACGTCATCCTTTACAATATCCCTTCCGTTACCGCCGTTGAAATTTCGGTCGAACTTGTCAGCCGTCTGCGCGAAGCTTTCCCGAAAGTCGTGGCAGGTGTGAAAGATTCATCCGGAAACTGGCCCTTCACCGAAAAGCTGCTGGCAAAGCACAAGGATCTGGCAATTCTTATAGGTGACGAGCGGTCACTTTCTGCAGGCGTTCGTCTTGGCGGGCAGGGGGCGATTTCCGGCATGGCAAATCTCTATGCGGACCGTCTTTTGCCAATGGTCAATGAAGGCCGCGATGATCCGGCAATGATCGAGGCGGTCAACGAGCTTTTGAAATTTCCTGTCACGCCGGCGGTAAAGGCTCTAGTCGCCTACCACGCCGGCGATGACGGGTGGCGCCGGGCACGCGCGCCACTGCAGGCTCTTCCGGATTTGGACTACAAGCGACTGACTGGCATCTTCGACCGCTTGTTTGTGGCGGCTGCCGCGTAA
- a CDS encoding PfkB family carbohydrate kinase, whose amino-acid sequence MATNTPPRILCVGALTMDTIFRLDRLPPGPGKFIPLEAIEIAAGMASSAAASIARLGGDVSLWASVGPDDIGRRVIEELTAEGVDCSHVRRIEGARSAFSTIFVDAVGERMIVPYYDPKLLSAPETTPPIADGTYDVVMTDVRWPLAAAQALKAAREAGVHGVLDADTASLETLEMLMPLASHIVASEPAAEKVTGESDPERAAVALAALYGRDGEFIAVTGGDKGSFWYDDLEGEVRHMPAFPVDVVDTLAAGDVFHGAFAFGLARSYPMYQIMRFASAAAAIKCSRFGGRGGAPAKSEVDALLSQHPED is encoded by the coding sequence ATGGCGACCAATACACCACCGCGGATACTCTGTGTCGGGGCGCTGACCATGGATACGATTTTCCGGCTCGACAGGTTGCCGCCGGGACCCGGCAAATTCATTCCGCTCGAAGCAATCGAAATTGCCGCCGGCATGGCATCGAGCGCCGCCGCAAGTATCGCCCGCCTTGGCGGCGATGTCTCGCTCTGGGCGTCCGTCGGGCCGGACGATATCGGGCGGCGGGTCATTGAGGAACTGACTGCCGAGGGTGTGGACTGTTCCCATGTTCGGCGCATCGAAGGCGCGCGTTCAGCCTTCTCGACCATTTTCGTCGATGCCGTGGGTGAGCGGATGATCGTGCCCTACTACGATCCGAAGCTCTTGTCCGCGCCGGAGACAACGCCGCCGATCGCCGATGGCACCTACGATGTCGTCATGACCGACGTACGCTGGCCGCTTGCCGCCGCGCAAGCGCTGAAGGCGGCGCGAGAGGCTGGCGTCCACGGCGTCCTCGACGCCGACACGGCATCGCTCGAGACATTGGAAATGCTGATGCCGCTTGCTTCGCATATCGTCGCCTCCGAGCCGGCGGCGGAGAAGGTGACGGGTGAAAGTGATCCGGAACGGGCAGCCGTTGCTCTTGCAGCACTTTATGGCCGCGACGGCGAATTCATTGCCGTGACCGGCGGCGACAAGGGCTCTTTCTGGTACGATGATCTGGAAGGCGAAGTCCGTCACATGCCGGCCTTTCCCGTAGATGTCGTGGACACGCTAGCGGCGGGCGACGTTTTCCACGGCGCATTCGCTTTTGGTCTCGCGCGCAGCTATCCGATGTACCAGATCATGCGCTTTGCCAGCGCTGCCGCCGCAATCAAATGTTCCCGCTTTGGCGGCAGGGGCGGCGCGCCGGCGAAATCCGAAGTCGACGCGCTTCTTTCCCAGCATCCCGAGGATTGA
- a CDS encoding 2-hydroxy-3-oxopropionate reductase: MADIGFIGLGIMGTPMARHLQNAGHELYTSKFFIEPKQELIDNGLKIVESPKALAEKTDIIILMLPDTPEVKDVLFGENGVVFGLKPGKLVIDMSSISPIDTKEFAKKIRETGSEYIDAPVSGGEVGAKNATLSIMAGGEQSAFDRALPLFKLLGKNITLVGDCGDGQVTKVANQIIVALTIEAISEALVLASKAGADPARVREALMGGFASSRILELHGERMIKRTFDPGFRISLHQKDLNLALQSAKTLGVSLPNTASTQELFNSCAANGDSGLDHSGLVKALERIANHQVA; the protein is encoded by the coding sequence ATGGCGGACATAGGTTTTATCGGGCTTGGTATCATGGGAACACCCATGGCGCGCCATTTGCAGAATGCCGGGCACGAGCTCTACACGTCGAAGTTCTTTATTGAGCCGAAACAAGAGCTTATCGACAATGGCCTGAAGATTGTCGAGAGCCCGAAGGCTCTGGCGGAAAAGACGGACATCATTATCCTGATGCTGCCGGACACGCCGGAAGTGAAGGATGTTCTCTTCGGCGAGAATGGCGTGGTTTTCGGCCTGAAGCCCGGCAAGCTCGTCATCGACATGAGCTCGATCTCGCCGATCGATACCAAGGAGTTCGCAAAGAAAATTCGCGAAACCGGCAGCGAATATATCGATGCGCCGGTGTCCGGCGGCGAGGTTGGCGCCAAGAACGCGACGCTAAGCATCATGGCGGGCGGCGAGCAGAGTGCCTTCGATCGCGCCTTGCCGCTCTTCAAACTGCTGGGCAAAAACATAACCTTGGTGGGTGATTGCGGTGATGGTCAGGTGACAAAGGTCGCCAATCAGATCATCGTTGCGCTGACCATCGAAGCCATATCGGAGGCGCTGGTATTGGCGTCGAAGGCCGGCGCCGACCCGGCTCGGGTACGGGAAGCGCTGATGGGCGGGTTTGCCTCCTCCCGCATTCTGGAACTGCATGGCGAGCGCATGATCAAGCGGACCTTCGATCCGGGGTTCCGCATATCGCTGCACCAGAAAGACCTCAATCTGGCACTGCAGAGCGCCAAAACACTGGGTGTTTCATTGCCTAATACTGCCTCGACGCAGGAATTGTTCAACAGTTGTGCTGCAAACGGCGATAGCGGTCTCGATCATTCCGGCCTGGTGAAGGCGCTGGAACGTATCGCCAATCACCAAGTCGCCTGA
- the hyi gene encoding hydroxypyruvate isomerase, producing the protein MPKFAANLTMLFNEMPFLERFTLASEAGFEAVEYLFPYDYNADELKRELTENNLVQVLHNLPAGNWASGERGIAVLPDRIDEFRRGVVMAIDYATALGCKQVNCLAGIAPAGLSDDVLRSTFVHNLRIAAQELAKYDIRLLIEPINTYDIPGFYLNTVEQAASIIEEVGSDNLFIQYDLYHQQRTRGELVATYGRHKELIAHVQLADNPGRNEPGTGEINYPFVFKALDQAGYDGWIGCEYKPKTETQRGLAWLNEASTTQKHADIIRMRS; encoded by the coding sequence ATGCCGAAATTTGCAGCCAATTTAACGATGCTTTTCAACGAGATGCCATTTCTCGAACGCTTTACGCTGGCGAGCGAAGCGGGATTTGAGGCGGTGGAGTATCTTTTTCCGTATGACTACAACGCCGACGAGTTGAAGCGGGAACTGACCGAAAACAATCTTGTCCAGGTCTTGCACAATCTGCCTGCCGGCAACTGGGCATCGGGGGAGCGCGGCATTGCCGTGCTACCCGACCGCATCGACGAGTTCCGGCGTGGCGTCGTCATGGCAATCGATTATGCGACGGCGCTCGGCTGCAAGCAGGTCAACTGCCTTGCAGGTATTGCTCCGGCAGGATTGAGCGATGATGTCCTGCGTTCGACCTTCGTCCATAATCTGAGGATTGCCGCACAAGAGCTTGCAAAATATGACATTCGACTGCTGATCGAACCGATCAATACCTACGATATTCCGGGGTTTTATCTGAACACGGTCGAGCAGGCGGCTTCGATCATCGAAGAGGTTGGCAGCGATAATCTGTTCATTCAGTACGATCTCTACCACCAGCAGCGAACACGTGGCGAACTCGTCGCCACCTATGGGCGGCACAAGGAACTGATCGCGCATGTCCAGCTTGCCGACAATCCGGGCCGCAATGAGCCTGGTACCGGTGAGATCAATTATCCCTTCGTTTTCAAAGCTTTGGACCAAGCCGGCTATGATGGCTGGATCGGCTGCGAATACAAACCAAAAACAGAAACGCAACGCGGCCTTGCCTGGTTGAACGAAGCTTCAACAACGCAAAAGCACGCGGATATCATCAGGATGAGGAGCTGA
- the gcl gene encoding glyoxylate carboligase: MTKMRAVDAAVRILEKEGIDCAFGVPGAAINPFYSALRARGTVRHILARHVEGASHMAEGYTRADAGNIGVCIGTSGPAGTDMITGLYSASADSIPILCITGQAPRARLDKEDFQAVDIASIAKPVTKWAVTVMEPGLVPYVFQKAFHIMRSGRPGPVLIDLPIDVQLAEIEFDPDTYEPLEPYKPAATRAQVEKALTMLNAAERPLIVAGGGIINADASDLLVEFAEITGVPVIPTLMGWGTIPDDHRLMAGMCGLQTSHRYGNATMLASDFVLGIGNRWANRHTGNVATYTEGRKFVHVDIEPTQIGRVFAPDFGIVSDAGKALKLFLDVATEWKTAGKLRDWSKWAEECQERKRTMLRKTHFDQVPLKPQRVYEEMNKAFGRDACYVTTIGLSQIAGAQFLNVYKPRNWINCGQAGPLGWTLPAALGVRAADPHRPIVALSGDYDFQFMIEELAVGAQHKLPYLHVVVNNSYLGLIRQAQRGFDMDFEVSLAFDNINASGDAEKGYGVDHVAVAEGLGCKAIRVRSPNQFAEAFEDAKALMDEHQVPVVIEVILERVTNIAMGMDINAVVEFEELAERPEDAPTAVAAYLD, encoded by the coding sequence ATGACAAAAATGCGAGCCGTTGATGCGGCAGTTCGTATCCTGGAGAAGGAAGGGATCGATTGCGCCTTTGGTGTCCCGGGAGCGGCGATCAATCCGTTTTATTCGGCGCTGCGGGCGCGTGGCACGGTCCGCCACATCCTGGCGCGCCATGTCGAGGGCGCCTCGCATATGGCCGAGGGCTATACCAGGGCTGATGCGGGCAATATCGGCGTCTGTATCGGTACTTCCGGCCCGGCCGGAACGGATATGATCACCGGCCTTTATTCGGCGTCCGCCGATTCCATCCCGATCCTGTGCATCACCGGGCAGGCGCCGCGCGCCCGGCTCGACAAGGAAGACTTTCAGGCCGTCGACATCGCGTCGATTGCCAAGCCCGTGACCAAGTGGGCGGTAACCGTCATGGAGCCGGGCCTTGTTCCCTATGTCTTTCAGAAGGCTTTCCATATCATGCGCTCGGGCCGTCCGGGTCCTGTGCTGATCGATCTGCCGATCGACGTGCAGCTGGCGGAGATCGAATTCGATCCAGATACCTATGAGCCCCTGGAGCCTTACAAACCCGCCGCGACACGAGCGCAGGTGGAAAAGGCGCTGACGATGCTCAACGCAGCGGAGCGCCCGCTGATCGTTGCCGGCGGCGGTATCATCAACGCCGATGCTTCCGACCTGCTGGTGGAATTTGCCGAAATCACCGGCGTTCCGGTTATTCCCACATTGATGGGCTGGGGCACGATCCCCGATGATCACCGGCTGATGGCCGGGATGTGCGGCCTGCAGACCTCGCATCGCTACGGCAATGCGACGATGCTGGCCTCGGATTTCGTTCTGGGAATTGGCAATCGCTGGGCCAACCGACACACGGGCAATGTCGCGACTTACACAGAAGGAAGAAAGTTCGTCCATGTCGATATCGAGCCGACGCAGATCGGCCGGGTCTTCGCGCCGGACTTCGGCATCGTGTCCGACGCTGGAAAGGCGCTGAAGCTTTTTCTGGACGTTGCGACCGAGTGGAAAACTGCCGGCAAACTGCGCGACTGGTCGAAATGGGCGGAGGAATGCCAGGAGCGCAAGCGCACGATGCTGCGCAAGACGCATTTCGATCAGGTGCCGTTGAAGCCGCAACGCGTTTACGAAGAGATGAACAAGGCGTTCGGCCGCGACGCCTGTTACGTGACGACGATCGGGCTCAGTCAGATCGCAGGCGCGCAGTTCCTCAATGTCTATAAGCCGCGAAACTGGATCAATTGCGGACAGGCCGGTCCGCTTGGCTGGACCTTGCCGGCGGCGCTTGGCGTGCGTGCTGCGGATCCGCACCGACCGATCGTTGCTCTCTCGGGCGACTATGACTTCCAGTTCATGATCGAGGAACTTGCCGTCGGGGCACAGCATAAACTGCCGTATCTGCATGTCGTCGTGAACAATTCCTATCTCGGCTTGATCCGACAGGCACAGCGTGGCTTCGACATGGACTTCGAGGTCAGTCTGGCCTTCGACAACATCAACGCCTCCGGCGATGCGGAGAAGGGCTATGGCGTTGACCATGTCGCTGTCGCGGAAGGGCTCGGCTGCAAGGCCATCCGCGTCCGCAGCCCGAACCAGTTCGCGGAAGCATTCGAAGATGCGAAGGCGCTGATGGATGAACATCAGGTGCCGGTGGTCATCGAAGTCATCCTGGAACGCGTCACCAACATTGCAATGGGCATGGATATCAACGCGGTCGTCGAGTTCGAGGAACTCGCGGAGCGGCCCGAAGATGCGCCGACTGCTGTTGCAGCGTATCTCGACTGA
- a CDS encoding IclR family transcriptional regulator — translation MVSVIEPVKGRRGRKAAADAAPSSVQVLDRSLKLLAIIADHDGSALSELADQTGLAPSTIHRLLTSLQNHGMVAHDPETGDWTIGVGAFAIGNAFLRFRKLGTISRRFLKRLMEECGETANIGIEDDGDVVFISQVESHAPMRAFYRPGRRGPIHASGIGKAILSTWSDAEIGRTVGGKQLARFTDHTLDTLPALLKNIQEIRSRGWSIDDEEHTLGMRCIAAPIFNEHGEAIAGMSISGPAVRLPKEKLIVLGPVIRDAADELTRAMGGKRPEEL, via the coding sequence ATTGTGTCTGTTATCGAACCGGTCAAAGGCAGGAGGGGTCGCAAGGCTGCAGCGGACGCGGCGCCGTCTTCGGTGCAGGTTCTCGACAGGAGCTTGAAACTTCTCGCTATCATCGCCGACCATGATGGCTCGGCGCTCTCGGAGCTTGCCGACCAGACCGGCCTCGCGCCTTCGACCATCCATCGCCTGCTGACCTCGCTGCAAAACCACGGCATGGTCGCCCACGATCCGGAAACGGGCGACTGGACTATCGGGGTCGGGGCTTTTGCGATTGGCAATGCGTTCCTGCGCTTCCGCAAACTTGGCACGATCAGCCGCCGTTTCCTCAAGCGGCTGATGGAGGAATGCGGCGAAACCGCGAATATCGGCATCGAGGATGACGGCGATGTGGTGTTTATTTCCCAGGTCGAAAGCCATGCGCCGATGCGTGCCTTTTACCGGCCTGGACGGCGCGGCCCTATCCACGCCTCCGGCATTGGCAAGGCTATCCTTTCGACGTGGTCGGACGCCGAAATTGGCCGGACCGTGGGCGGCAAGCAGCTTGCCCGTTTCACCGATCACACACTGGATACGCTACCGGCGCTCCTGAAGAACATTCAGGAGATACGTTCGCGCGGGTGGTCGATAGACGATGAGGAACACACCCTCGGCATGCGCTGCATCGCGGCGCCGATCTTCAACGAGCATGGCGAGGCAATCGCTGGAATGTCGATTTCGGGACCGGCAGTGCGGTTACCGAAGGAAAAGCTGATCGTCCTCGGCCCGGTTATACGCGACGCCGCCGATGAACTGACGCGGGCCATGGGTGGCAAGCGACCGGAAGAGCTCTAA